The following coding sequences lie in one Alloacidobacterium dinghuense genomic window:
- a CDS encoding glycoside hydrolase family 88 protein has translation MPLRRGTRGWVVFFILSLLLWTGLLQQARADELPWSQRMADSTIKRWPKGKFVSDDKPWVWNYELGVLLQGMNDAWYHSANGAYYTYIKESIDPFINEDGSISTYKPENNALDDLVLGRELLLLYEVTQDAKYYKAAMLLRQQLKEHPRTSDGGFWHKQRYPQQMWLDGLYMAEPFYAEYAATFHEPQDFEDITQQFVLMEKHSRDPKTGLLHHGWDETKTQIWADKTTGISPNFWARGMGWYMMALVDTLPYYPDNDPGREQLLGILQRLATAVAKYQDKNSGLWYEVVDKAGSKDNYFESSAACMFTYAFAKGVRLGYLSTNYSSTAARAYQGILKQFARVDSTGEVTLTETVKAIGLGTDKVHDGSYSYYVSQEVISNDPKGIGAFLMASTEMEAAQTAALGHGKTILLDAWFNSQMRKDATGQMVSYHYKWNDFSNSGYSLFGHLLREYGLKTDTLYEAPTVQNLSKAQIYLIVSPDNLNWNKNPHYMDADSAARIAEWVKQGGLLVIMENDPSHADIEHLNTLAEHFGMHFNSVLRNAVDGDHYEMGRVDVNGDGPIFRAPHILFMKEICTLTLNQPATAIWHNKGDVMMAEAQFGKGKVIAFVDPWLYNEYTDGRKLPQPYDNLGGGKEYVRWLLEQLPGKH, from the coding sequence ATGCCTCTTCGACGGGGCACTCGCGGCTGGGTTGTATTCTTCATTCTGTCTCTCTTGCTGTGGACAGGACTCCTACAGCAAGCAAGAGCGGACGAACTGCCGTGGTCACAGCGGATGGCTGACTCGACCATCAAGCGCTGGCCGAAAGGAAAGTTCGTTTCAGACGACAAGCCCTGGGTCTGGAATTACGAGTTAGGCGTTCTACTACAGGGCATGAATGACGCGTGGTATCACTCAGCAAACGGCGCCTACTATACCTACATCAAGGAATCCATCGATCCGTTTATCAATGAAGACGGCTCGATCTCGACTTACAAACCGGAGAACAATGCGCTCGACGATCTCGTGCTCGGCCGCGAGCTGCTCCTTCTCTACGAAGTAACGCAGGATGCGAAATACTACAAGGCTGCAATGCTCCTTCGGCAGCAGTTGAAGGAGCATCCGCGCACTTCGGATGGCGGATTCTGGCATAAACAGCGCTATCCGCAGCAGATGTGGCTCGACGGTCTCTACATGGCGGAGCCCTTCTATGCGGAATATGCTGCCACCTTTCATGAACCGCAGGACTTTGAAGATATTACGCAGCAGTTCGTCCTGATGGAGAAACATTCGCGCGACCCAAAGACCGGGCTTTTGCATCACGGATGGGACGAAACCAAGACGCAAATATGGGCAGATAAGACGACGGGAATTTCTCCGAACTTCTGGGCGCGCGGCATGGGGTGGTACATGATGGCCCTTGTCGACACACTTCCCTACTACCCTGACAACGACCCAGGCCGGGAACAACTGCTGGGCATATTGCAGCGGCTTGCCACCGCCGTTGCGAAATATCAAGACAAGAACAGTGGTCTTTGGTATGAGGTAGTCGATAAGGCGGGCTCGAAAGACAATTACTTCGAATCCTCCGCTGCCTGCATGTTCACCTATGCGTTCGCCAAAGGTGTCAGGCTCGGATATCTCTCTACAAACTACTCATCGACCGCAGCACGCGCCTATCAGGGAATACTGAAGCAATTCGCAAGAGTAGATTCGACGGGAGAAGTTACACTCACCGAAACGGTGAAAGCTATAGGTCTGGGCACTGACAAGGTTCATGATGGAAGTTACTCCTACTATGTAAGTCAGGAAGTTATCAGCAATGACCCAAAGGGCATCGGCGCCTTTCTGATGGCCAGTACTGAGATGGAGGCAGCACAGACGGCCGCGCTGGGCCACGGCAAAACGATTCTCCTCGACGCATGGTTCAACAGCCAGATGCGCAAAGATGCAACCGGGCAGATGGTCTCCTACCACTACAAATGGAATGACTTTAGCAACAGCGGCTATTCCCTCTTCGGTCATCTGCTGCGGGAGTACGGCTTAAAGACGGACACGCTCTACGAGGCTCCGACTGTACAGAACCTGAGTAAGGCTCAGATCTATCTCATCGTCTCTCCCGACAACCTGAACTGGAATAAAAACCCACATTACATGGACGCCGACTCAGCCGCGAGAATCGCCGAGTGGGTCAAACAGGGCGGCCTGCTGGTCATCATGGAGAACGATCCGAGTCATGCGGACATTGAGCATCTGAATACTCTTGCGGAACACTTCGGCATGCACTTTAACAGCGTGCTGCGCAATGCTGTCGACGGCGATCATTATGAAATGGGAAGAGTTGACGTTAATGGCGATGGTCCTATCTTCCGCGCTCCTCATATCCTTTTTATGAAGGAGATTTGCACGCTGACGCTCAACCAGCCTGCCACTGCAATCTGGCACAACAAAGGCGATGTGATGATGGCCGAAGCGCAGTTCGGCAAGGGCAAGGTGATTGCCTTCGTCGATCCCTGGCTTTACAACGAATACACCGACGGAAGAAAGCTGCCGCAACCTTATGACAATCTTGGAGGCGGCAAAGAATACGTTCGCTGGCTGCTGGAGCAACTTCCGGGAAAGCATTAA
- a CDS encoding NAD(P)(+) transhydrogenase (Re/Si-specific) subunit beta yields MMESIFPALYILAAASFILAIKWMSSPSTARRGVIIGEIGMLLAVVGTLLRAEVVSYQWIFIAFLIGSAIGVPIAYYMPMTAVPQRTAFSHACGALAAALIGAAEYYRQMPHGVVMIALIVEMLLGFLTFTASMMAFGKLQEVLPQRPITYRGQNFVNLGIFILAVIVGIALILSPERTWLFPIFAVLSLVFGVLLIIPIGGADMPTVIALLNSYAGLSASAMGFAFDNKLLIVAGALDGSSGFILAVIMCKAMNRSFSNVLFGAFGTIQTTTKQAVARPVRSASAEEAAEILHSARKVVIVPGYGMAVAQAQHKLRELSDILTKRGIEVTFAIHPVAGRMPGHMNVLLAEADVPYDRLIEMEDINPEFPRTDVALVIGANDVVNPAARFEKNSPIAGMPILNVFEAQTIMVIKRSMNPGFAGIDNDLYYLDKTLMLFGDAKSFVSGIVKELNAVAAGS; encoded by the coding sequence ATGATGGAAAGCATCTTTCCCGCTTTATATATCCTCGCTGCGGCCAGTTTCATTCTTGCCATCAAGTGGATGAGTTCGCCATCTACCGCCCGCCGAGGCGTGATTATCGGTGAAATCGGAATGCTGCTCGCAGTTGTGGGAACTCTCTTGCGGGCAGAGGTAGTCTCCTACCAGTGGATATTTATCGCCTTCCTCATCGGCTCGGCAATCGGCGTTCCCATTGCCTATTACATGCCGATGACCGCTGTGCCACAGCGAACTGCCTTCTCGCACGCCTGCGGCGCTCTGGCTGCGGCACTCATCGGGGCCGCTGAATACTATCGGCAGATGCCGCACGGCGTCGTGATGATCGCGCTGATTGTCGAAATGCTGCTCGGCTTTCTCACATTCACGGCCAGCATGATGGCCTTCGGCAAGCTGCAGGAAGTGCTGCCCCAGCGCCCAATCACGTACCGTGGGCAGAATTTCGTCAACCTCGGCATCTTTATTCTGGCTGTCATAGTCGGTATTGCGCTGATTCTTTCGCCTGAGCGCACGTGGCTGTTTCCCATCTTTGCTGTTCTGTCTCTCGTCTTTGGTGTCCTGCTCATCATTCCCATTGGGGGCGCGGATATGCCAACAGTCATCGCCTTGCTCAATTCTTATGCAGGACTCTCCGCCAGTGCGATGGGCTTCGCCTTCGATAACAAATTGCTGATCGTTGCGGGTGCGCTCGATGGATCTTCCGGGTTCATCCTCGCTGTGATTATGTGCAAAGCGATGAACCGGTCTTTCAGCAACGTTCTATTTGGCGCGTTCGGTACGATTCAGACCACTACAAAACAGGCCGTGGCACGCCCAGTGCGCTCGGCTTCCGCTGAAGAGGCGGCGGAGATTCTTCATTCAGCTCGCAAGGTCGTCATCGTTCCCGGATACGGCATGGCTGTTGCGCAGGCGCAGCACAAACTGCGTGAATTGTCCGATATCCTCACGAAACGCGGTATCGAAGTGACTTTCGCAATCCATCCTGTCGCAGGACGCATGCCCGGTCATATGAATGTCCTGCTCGCGGAAGCCGATGTGCCCTACGACAGGCTCATCGAGATGGAGGACATCAATCCTGAGTTTCCGCGCACGGATGTCGCGCTAGTGATCGGCGCGAATGACGTTGTCAATCCTGCGGCGCGATTTGAGAAGAACAGCCCTATCGCCGGCATGCCGATTCTCAATGTCTTTGAGGCGCAGACTATCATGGTGATCAAGCGCAGCATGAACCCGGGCTTTGCGGGTATCGATAACGATCTTTACTATCTGGATAAAACGCTCATGCTCTTTGGCGATGCCAAGAGCTTTGTCTCCGGCATCGTCAAAGAACTGAATGCTGTTGCGGCTGGTTCTTAA
- a CDS encoding NAD(P) transhydrogenase subunit alpha encodes MSSYEIALWVFMLAAFLGFELIRRVSPLLHTPLMSLTNAISAIAVVGAILITGAKEATLLTRVLGFTAVVLSTINVVSGYLITDRMLKMFKKRGAEKK; translated from the coding sequence ATGAGTTCATATGAAATCGCCCTCTGGGTGTTCATGCTGGCGGCGTTTCTCGGATTCGAATTGATCCGCCGGGTATCGCCTTTACTGCATACACCGCTTATGTCCCTGACAAATGCGATATCGGCGATCGCAGTGGTTGGAGCAATCCTCATCACGGGCGCAAAAGAGGCGACCTTGCTCACGCGCGTACTGGGATTCACCGCGGTCGTGCTCTCTACCATCAACGTGGTCAGCGGATACCTCATTACGGACCGCATGTTGAAAATGTTCAAGAAGCGGGGTGCTGAAAAGAAATGA
- a CDS encoding sugar phosphate isomerase/epimerase family protein: protein MSASRREFLLGLAATGVLANSSAWASMSCPFRLAVINDELTEDFDRACQIASQDFGLSWIELRGMWKKNITELNAKEIADAQQILEKYKLRVTDIASPLFKVDWPGAPLSKNSPKRDQFHADYDFKQQDTLLDHCIELAKAFHTDRIRCFDFWRLDDPKPYRAAMNDKLREAAEKCAKHDLILLLENEMACNTGTAEEAVGVLNAVPNKNFMLNWDPGNAATFPDNTPYPNGYNLLPMERIGHCHCKDVKRKPDGKYEWAAVGSGVVDWVGQFRALQHDGYHYAVSLETHWRGAGTPEASTRISMQGLKDSLKKADISC from the coding sequence ATGTCCGCATCGCGTCGTGAATTTCTTCTCGGCCTGGCCGCAACCGGTGTGCTGGCAAATTCGTCTGCCTGGGCAAGTATGAGCTGTCCATTTCGCCTGGCTGTCATTAACGATGAGCTGACGGAAGACTTCGACCGCGCGTGCCAGATCGCTTCTCAGGATTTTGGGCTTAGTTGGATCGAACTTCGCGGCATGTGGAAGAAGAACATCACCGAACTCAACGCTAAAGAGATCGCCGACGCGCAGCAGATTCTGGAAAAGTACAAACTGCGCGTTACCGACATCGCCAGCCCGCTGTTTAAAGTGGATTGGCCGGGAGCGCCGCTTTCGAAGAACAGCCCCAAGCGCGATCAGTTTCATGCTGACTATGATTTCAAGCAGCAGGATACGCTGCTCGACCATTGCATCGAACTGGCGAAGGCCTTTCATACCGATCGGATCCGGTGCTTTGACTTTTGGCGCCTTGACGATCCGAAACCATATCGCGCAGCCATGAATGACAAGCTGCGGGAAGCGGCGGAGAAGTGTGCGAAGCACGATCTCATCCTTCTGCTTGAAAACGAAATGGCCTGCAACACGGGAACAGCGGAAGAGGCCGTCGGCGTTCTGAATGCGGTTCCGAACAAGAATTTCATGTTGAACTGGGATCCCGGCAATGCGGCAACGTTCCCGGACAACACGCCGTATCCGAATGGCTACAATCTACTGCCGATGGAACGCATCGGTCATTGCCATTGCAAAGACGTAAAGCGAAAGCCAGATGGAAAGTATGAGTGGGCCGCTGTCGGTTCAGGTGTCGTGGACTGGGTTGGACAGTTCCGAGCCTTGCAGCATGACGGCTACCACTATGCGGTGAGTCTGGAGACGCATTGGCGCGGAGCAGGTACGCCGGAAGCGTCGACGCGCATCAGCATGCAGGGATTGAAAGACTCTCTGAAGAAGGCCGATATATCCTGCTGA